The sequence TTTGGCTTCTTCTCAGTATTCAATACAGACGCCTTGAAGAACGTAACCCTGATAAAGGGGGGCATGCCGGCCAATTATGGCGGTCGCCTTTCTTCTGTTGTGGACGTATCGATGAAAGAAGGTAACATGAAAGAGTACCACGCGGAAGGTGGCATTGGCCTGATCGCTTCACGCCTGACGGTTGAAGGACCAATCAAAAAAGATAAAGGTTCGTTCATGTTGTCGGGCAGACGTACTTATATCGACGTACTGATCAAACCATTCGCGAAAGGTTCATTTGCGGGTTCTGGTTATTTCTTCTACGATGCCAACCTAAAAGCAAACTATAAGATCACCGATAAAGACCGTGTGTATGCCAGCGGCTACTTCGGACGTGATGTATTTACATTCAAAAGCAGCAGCGGTAACTTCGATGCAAACATTCCCTGGGGTAACAGCACAGCTACGGTGCGATGGAACCACTTGTTTAGCGACAAATTGTTTCTAAACACAACCGCAGTATATAACGATTACAAATTTGCTTTCGCAGCAGGTCAGAATGACTTCGAGATCAAACTGTCTTCCGGTATTCGGGATTACAACGTGAAATCCGACCTGGACTATTTCACCAGCTTCAATCACCACTTCAAAGGTGGTATCGCCTACACTTATCACAAGTTCATCCCTAACCAGGTGTCAGGACGTGCGGGCAGCACGGTACTTGAGCCCGACAATGCACTTATCAAATATGCCCACGAAGGTGGCGCTTATATCTCCGACGATTTTGATCCGTTCAAATGGATGAAGGTGACCGCTGGCGTGCGCTACTCGTGGTTTGGACAAGCGGGACCTTATACACAATACCAGTACGATATCAACCAGAAGAAAACAGACAGTACTGTATTCGGCCCTGGCGACCTGGTAAAAACTTATGGAGGATGGGAGCCCCGTTTGAACATGAGGTTTACAACAGGTAATAGCTCATCGATCAAGGCAAGCGTTGCAAAAGCCTATCAATACATCCACCTTGTATCGAATAATGGCAGCACACTGCCGACCGACCTTTGGGTGCCTAGTACGTTCTATGTACAACCGCAACAGGCATGGCAATACTCACTTGGCTATTTCCGCAACTTCTTTGATAATATGCTGGAGACCTCGGTAGAAGTGTATTACAAAGACATGAAGAACCAGATCGAGTATCGTGAAGGTTACGTGCAAAACAGCATCCGTGACCCGGAACTGGACTTTGTATTTGGTAAAGGTCAAGCTTACGGTGCCGAGTTTTTTGTAAACAAGACCAAAGGAAAGTTTACCGGATGGATCGGCTACACGCTCTCCTGGACCTATCGCCAGTTCCCCGACCTGAATAATGGTGAGCGCTACCCTGCTAAATACGATCGCCGTCACGACATTTCCGTTGTGGGCACTTACCAGCTAAATGATAAGTGGACGTTCTCGAGCGTATTTGTTTACGGCTCCGGAAACGCCATTACGCTGCCTACCAACTATTACTTCATCGAACAGACGATAGTACCACAATACAGTAAGCTGAACGAGTACAGGTTGTTCCCTTATCACAGGCTTGATCTGTCGGCGGTATATACACCGAAGTCTAAAAAGAAAAAGCGCTGGGAAAGCAGCTGGGCCTTCTCTGTATACAATGTATACAGCAGGCAAAACCCATACTTCCTGTATGTGGATACACAAGGAAGCGTGGCTGAAGGTGTTGAGGCCAAAGTGAAACAGGTATCTATTTTCCCGATACTCCCGAGCATCACTTATAACTTCAAATTCTAATCGGCATCATTGTCAAGAAAGAGATAATAAGCAAAGGGCGCCATGGCGCCCTTTGCTTATTTACCAGCCTTCGCAGGCAGTTCTTCAATAAACTTCTGACAGATCTTCAGGGGATCGTATTTGCTGAATTCAACGGCCAGGCGCTCTACATTCCGCTGGTATATGTTATTACGCATCACTTCCTCCACGGCTTTCCTGATCTTCTCCGGCTTAGGACGTTCGGTGTGCAGATTAACGCCTAACTTGAAATATCCCACCCTTGCGCATATTTCATTCTTGCCTTCATGCACGCCACCCACAACCATTGGTAATTTGTTATTAATGCTCAGCATCACACCACCATAGCCACCATTCGATACGTATACATCTGCATAGGGCATGATAGCATTGAACGGAATAAAGTCTTCGATGATGATGTTCTCATAATCCAGGTAGCGCTCGCGCAGTTCTGCTGTTTGCCATCCTGCAGTTGTTACTACTACCAGGTTGTTGGTGCCTTTAAAGGCATCCAGCGTTGGTATTATTAGTTTGGTTACATCACCTTCAAATGTGCCTTGAGTTACGAGAATCAGCTTATCGTATTTCCTGATCTGCTCTTCAAATTCTAGTTTGTATGGTTTACCGCTTGAGTACGGCATCAACGGCCCGATGAAATGGATGTTCTTACTCATCTGCGGACGGCGATATTCAAAACCTGGCGTGCCGCTTTGCAAGTAAAGCGTTGAATGTTGTATCTGCACATCGAAGATGTTGAGCTTTGGCAGCTTTACGCCATACTGTGCATGGTACTTGTGCATCAGCTCGTGCGGTTTTTTCAAAAGCACGTTGTCGGTCATATACCTTAAGAACGCATGAAATGTTTTTCCGGCAAAGCTCTTTGCAGGGGTGAGTCCCATAATTGGTGGCGGTAATTCCTTAGAGGTTTCGCCGAGCGGAAGTATGCCTATAGTCACTACCTGTTTCTTGAGTATCCGCTTTACAAACGTGATCCCTGTAAAAGCATTGTCTGCTATCAACACATCGAAATCAAAGCCTTGATTGATGTCTTTTATATCCTCGAAAAACTCGGTTCCGCGGTCAATAAAATAAGAACAGATGTCCAGTACCACCTTCTTCACATGATTTTTGATCTTCTTCCTTTCCGGTATTACCTCATCAATGTTGTGTACTGTCACTTCTTTCGCTTTCGCAAACAGGTAGTACGGAATGCCGAGCTTTTCGATCTTAGAGGCATAGGTTGGGCCGGTGTACCAACGCACGTCGTGACCTTCGTTTTTCAAGTGCGCTGCCAGGCCGGTTAGCGGATTGAAGTGCCCATCGGCCGGGATATTAGCAAACAGGATCTTCTTTTTCTTGTCGGCTGTCATTGTCGTAATGGCT comes from Polluticoccus soli and encodes:
- a CDS encoding TonB-dependent receptor; amino-acid sequence: MFPIARPLVSTLLVLLLLPATLLAQKKVTLSGYMRDGGSGEALVSATVYIKELQLGAQTNNYGFYSISMPAGTYTVIYSYIGYNSRTENIALTESRTLNADMDSKTTLKEVEIKSTRADDHVKGTEMGTITLSAEKIKTLPVIFGETDILKALQLMPGVQSAGEGSSGFYVRGGGPDQNLVLLDDAVVYNTGHLFGFFSVFNTDALKNVTLIKGGMPANYGGRLSSVVDVSMKEGNMKEYHAEGGIGLIASRLTVEGPIKKDKGSFMLSGRRTYIDVLIKPFAKGSFAGSGYFFYDANLKANYKITDKDRVYASGYFGRDVFTFKSSSGNFDANIPWGNSTATVRWNHLFSDKLFLNTTAVYNDYKFAFAAGQNDFEIKLSSGIRDYNVKSDLDYFTSFNHHFKGGIAYTYHKFIPNQVSGRAGSTVLEPDNALIKYAHEGGAYISDDFDPFKWMKVTAGVRYSWFGQAGPYTQYQYDINQKKTDSTVFGPGDLVKTYGGWEPRLNMRFTTGNSSSIKASVAKAYQYIHLVSNNGSTLPTDLWVPSTFYVQPQQAWQYSLGYFRNFFDNMLETSVEVYYKDMKNQIEYREGYVQNSIRDPELDFVFGKGQAYGAEFFVNKTKGKFTGWIGYTLSWTYRQFPDLNNGERYPAKYDRRHDISVVGTYQLNDKWTFSSVFVYGSGNAITLPTNYYFIEQTIVPQYSKLNEYRLFPYHRLDLSAVYTPKSKKKKRWESSWAFSVYNVYSRQNPYFLYVDTQGSVAEGVEAKVKQVSIFPILPSITYNFKF
- a CDS encoding glycosyltransferase, with protein sequence MRTTFDNTLEAITTMTADKKKKILFANIPADGHFNPLTGLAAHLKNEGHDVRWYTGPTYASKIEKLGIPYYLFAKAKEVTVHNIDEVIPERKKIKNHVKKVVLDICSYFIDRGTEFFEDIKDINQGFDFDVLIADNAFTGITFVKRILKKQVVTIGILPLGETSKELPPPIMGLTPAKSFAGKTFHAFLRYMTDNVLLKKPHELMHKYHAQYGVKLPKLNIFDVQIQHSTLYLQSGTPGFEYRRPQMSKNIHFIGPLMPYSSGKPYKLEFEEQIRKYDKLILVTQGTFEGDVTKLIIPTLDAFKGTNNLVVVTTAGWQTAELRERYLDYENIIIEDFIPFNAIMPYADVYVSNGGYGGVMLSINNKLPMVVGGVHEGKNEICARVGYFKLGVNLHTERPKPEKIRKAVEEVMRNNIYQRNVERLAVEFSKYDPLKICQKFIEELPAKAGK